Proteins from a single region of Symphalangus syndactylus isolate Jambi chromosome 12, NHGRI_mSymSyn1-v2.1_pri, whole genome shotgun sequence:
- the LOC134734226 gene encoding LOW QUALITY PROTEIN: uncharacterized homolog (The sequence of the model RefSeq protein was modified relative to this genomic sequence to represent the inferred CDS: deleted 1 base in 1 codon): MRDFPLAAGGTHPENAGAARGKDPLPQQRKTKRKKAYRQRALRDAPSKHWASATAPSSCFCCNPRGTR, from the exons ATGCGAGATTTTCCTCTGGCAGCAGGAGGCACGCACCCAGAGAATGCTGGAGCTGCAAGGGGAAAGGACCCACTTCCAcagcagagaaaaacaaagaggaaaaaggcatacaGGCAGCGAGCGCTAAGGGACGCA CCCAGCAAGCATTGGGCCAGTGCCACTGCCCCCAGCAGCTGTTTCTGCTGCAACCCGAGAGGAACTCGGTGA